ttttgtcacgaaagcCATATGTCTATCTAGAATATCCAAACTCTAAAAATGTGTCAGATTATGTGATAgtttcatcttccttttgaCTTAAAATGTTGAATAtgttctgcttttttttttgaaacactttttttttgaaacactaatATGTTCTGTTTATATGCAGTAATAATTCTCCTAAAATGTACTTAAGCTTGTTCAGTTTCGTGAGTGACATATGTACTATGAGttgtacaaaataaaaaaaaaaaagaaaagaaaaagtgacATATGTACTATGATGGCCTCCTATCGAAACCAAACACAATTTGGTATTAAAGTTTTGAAGAAACCGAAGAGTCAATTGAAAGATAAAAAGAAGGGAGCGAAGAGTCTCTTAGACTTCACTGTTTTCCTTTAAAGATCTTTCTGCCGGAACTTGGAACTCCAAAAGACAGTTGAGTCAACAAAAGGTTTCTCCTCTCCTTATGTGATCTTCTCTCTGAGCCGATGAATAGTTGTTCTTGATAATCGTCTTTTTCTTCCCTAGGAATTTCAGGTTCAGACATGTCTTATATTCCACCACACAAGCGTCACTCGAAGGATCCGGACAGGCCTTACCCTGTTCCTGATTCTCTAGCTACAAAATTTAAGAAGAACCTCCACTTCAACGGTAGTTACAGTGACAAACGCGACCGAGTCCTATACTCAGGAGATTCCATCACAAAATGGTTTCTGATTGGCTCCAATGGAATTGAAGATGAGATTCCTCCATCTGCTAAACTTGTTCCCTTGTCCTCTGATTCTGTCCTAtgcaaaaaaggaaaaaagccttcaatactgatgaaCATCAGTGACCATAATGGTAAGTGACTGTGTTTGTTAGTTTCTTGAAGTATTCGGCTATCtattttacaacaaaaataacaaatactaGTGACTATTTGCCAAAAGAAGCAGTTTTTAATGGGGCGTTTTATATGAATATTgcagagagagaagaagaagaagaagagagaactaGGTGGCTGTTAATAGCAGAAAAAGTCCAGGAGGATCTTGTTTTGGCATATGAGCGAGCTAAGACTGCAATGGATGGAGGTAATCAACATGTATTGAGATTGGTTGCTAGCTTTGGTAAAAACTTCTTCTATGGGTAAGTGTTCTGAATCTTACACTGTCTTTGCTAACAGAAGTTCACTTTTTATCTACCtctaatacataaaacattgaACCAGGCAAACACCCTCGAATAAGATCTTCTCTACTGATGTCCCAACTTCTTACTTACACCACATCAAGTCTCAGCTTGTGCCAAGACATGGATTCTGCATAGACTTGGAAAAGGAAAGATACACCGTGAAGgtacttgttttgttttcttagaAACCTATCCTGTGGAGAATGTCATATGAAGTATGTTTTGTTGTGTCATGGCTTTTATTCTCAGGTATCACACTATACTCGTCCCAATGAAACCATTAGCTGTAAGTGTACTGTTAAGGAAGATGGGCGGCTCAGTTTGTACAAGGCAAGTCTCTAGTTATTTGTGTATATAAACTAATAACTTCATTTCGGCTCAGCTTGTGTCTTGTTTTTGGCACAGATCGAACTTAAACTTGTAAGACATTTGGTTGTCGATGTATCTTGCATTGATAAGAATCTTGACATGAGGCTAATGCTAGCTGCCAAAAGGAAAATCACTTCTCTCACTGTaagttaatattttacataaggattaaattttttttcggTTGGACTTATCTTTTGTGATGTTTCTATGATGAGCAGGAGAAAGAGATAAGTGACATCAAAGGGCTGCTTGATTCAGCTAGAGTTGATCCAAATGTGAAAGGTGGTTTAAGGTGGCCGTTTGGTAAATCTTCATCTGGGAATGGATACAGTGTCTTTGAATCTTGTCATGTTAAAGCTACAGTCTACAAGAACAAAACTCTAAGGCTTAGGGTCAGAGAGACTGATAGATTCAATGAGAGCATTGGAACTGGGGAAGTCAAGAGGGAGGTGATGCTGATGCTCAAAGACATGAACACTAAGTTACAGGTACATTATTGTTGCTCTCTTGTGTCTTTGAAACTCTACTGGAAGGTGAAGCTTATTGTGTTTGTTATCATTTTGGTCCGCAGGAGCAGAACATTGACAGGGGTTGTGTTTTGGAAATGCTCAGAGATGTTCTTGGAACCTTGTGTGACTTCTTGCGTTGTGAAGCCTATCATCTTACATGATAAAGAACGATATGATGTTGATGGTGCTGTTGAATTTCTCACTATCTTTTCGATTCTGTTGAGCTTTTGGTACTATATATGTGTTTTTCAAAGTTTCTGTGTGGGTTGTGAAAGATTAAAATGTTGCGTGTTGTCCAAAAACGAATAGAACTTGTGCTATTGCATTTCTCTTTTGCATTCagctgcttttttttttcttacttataCAACTCAAAAAACAGGCGGCAAGTTGGCCTTCTGGTTGAACGTTCGATACAATTCTGTAGAAGCTGTTCTCTCCAAATGTCCCGACTTCTATTTGCAAGTTGCAACATATAATGACAGGTTGTACCAAAAACTACCAAGCCATAGATTCTCTATTGACTGTGACTTGGAAAAGGAGACACACTAATGCAACCGAATAGGTTCAAGATATTTTTATCTGAAAAGTTCAACGAATGAGTCTCTA
This genomic stretch from Raphanus sativus cultivar WK10039 chromosome 3, ASM80110v3, whole genome shotgun sequence harbors:
- the LOC130494384 gene encoding uncharacterized protein LOC130494384, producing MSYIPPHKRHSKDPDRPYPVPDSLATKFKKNLHFNGSYSDKRDRVLYSGDSITKWFLIGSNGIEDEIPPSAKLVPLSSDSVLCKKGKKPSILMNISDHNEREEEEEERTRWLLIAEKVQEDLVLAYERAKTAMDGGNQHVLRLVASFGKNFFYGQTPSNKIFSTDVPTSYLHHIKSQLVPRHGFCIDLEKERYTVKVSHYTRPNETISCKCTVKEDGRLSLYKIELKLVRHLVVDVSCIDKNLDMRLMLAAKRKITSLTEKEISDIKGLLDSARVDPNVKGGLRWPFGKSSSGNGYSVFESCHVKATVYKNKTLRLRVRETDRFNESIGTGEVKREVMLMLKDMNTKLQEQNIDRGCVLEMLRDVLGTLCDFLRCEAYHLT